ACCATCACTATTTCGTATAACGCTACATCTAAAAGCGTTACATGCAATTATGCCGGGAAAACATCTACTGTTGCAGGCTCTGATTTCATGAAAGCAACCTGGTCTATCTGGTTCGGAAAAATTGACCAACCAGCCCTTACCACAGCTCTCGTCGGAAAATAATAAATTTAAAAGACTATCACCGAGGTCACCGATAAAAGATACGATAGATTGTCATTTCCATTATGCTTCGACCCTTAGAGAGAAACATTGAGTTTCGTTTTCTGCCTAGAATCTCAATCACTTGAGAGCGAGAGCGATGGGTAGAAACTCTGGGATGACACTTAGTTTGAGTCCACATCATTTTTTATCGTTTTTTTATTGGTGTTCATCGGTGGTAATCTTTAAAACATTTCTCCTAATTAGAACGCATTGGATTGAGTAAATAAAACTGCTTTCTAATTCTTATCCCTATAATTCTATGGAATCATTTAGAACAAATCAAAGTGAGTCCTATGAATCAGAAATTAGTTTTATTCTTTTTAATTGGGTTATTGGCATGTAGATCATCGAATGATGAAAGTATTATTCGTAAGCATCCAAGTGCCATTGATATAAAACCCTCTAGTGTAAAGTTCTTCAAAGAGGTATTGCCTACACTTGCCAAGAAAAAAATTCTTCTAGTCACAAATCCGTCCGGCATTGGGAACAATCCCGAGCGGCTAATGCAGACTTTCTCCGAATATGAAATTCGTCTCCAATATTTAATTGGATTGGAGCATGGATTCTTGGGACTCGATGAAGATTTTAGCTCTACACCGGTTACGATTGATTCCACCTTCAATGTTCCCATCTATCATATTTACAAATTAAAACCAAGTGATATTCAACTATTGCTCAGTGGAGTAGATGCCGTTGTATTTGACGTTCAGGATATGGGAATGCGTTGTTATACATACCTCACAGTCTTAAAACGAATCATGGATCAAATTCCAGACAATAAAATTCAATTTGTGCTACTCGATCATGTAAGTCCTGGAATGGAAATCGCTACGAGTGGCTCTGAGTTGAAAGGCGGTTACGAGAACTTTGCCGCTGACTTCCCCCTTCTTTTTTTTACGGGGCTTACACTTGGTGAATCTGCAAAGTATTATAACGCAGAATATTTACAGAACAGAATTGATTTGACTGTCATTCCAATGGAAAATTATACAAGAGGAATGCGATTTGAAAAAACCG
This region of Leptospiraceae bacterium genomic DNA includes:
- a CDS encoding DUF1343 domain-containing protein; this encodes MNQKLVLFFLIGLLACRSSNDESIIRKHPSAIDIKPSSVKFFKEVLPTLAKKKILLVTNPSGIGNNPERLMQTFSEYEIRLQYLIGLEHGFLGLDEDFSSTPVTIDSTFNVPIYHIYKLKPSDIQLLLSGVDAVVFDVQDMGMRCYTYLTVLKRIMDQIPDNKIQFVLLDHVSPGMEIATSGSELKGGYENFAADFPLLFFTGLTLGESAKYYNAEYLQNRIDLTVIPMENYTRGMRFEKTGLVWNTPSPNLPNLDSARNYLALVFLEGINISVGRGTQAPFVYFGAPWFKDSEEFSSLLHTDSGNDYYFQPVFFKPAFGPYKDKICRGLRMTVVNLNYNPIRLAYNLIKLLKENYKRDFKWNGGGEKFFIDNLWGNDGFRKAIDANLTYEEFHATFASVEEAFAKKIKKYYIY